One Lacipirellulaceae bacterium DNA window includes the following coding sequences:
- a CDS encoding sulfatase-like hydrolase/transferase, which yields MACALCDIDARADEGTRKPNIIFILADDLGFNQLGCYGNTPIKTPNLDRLASQGIRFTQAYSGNTVCSPSRVSLFTGRDGRLMENNSNTVQLREIDVTMAHVLKHAGYDTALFGKYSIGSQMGVTDPLAMGFDTWFGMYSILEGHRQYPHILWRDGKKLRITANEGGKKGAYAQELFTREAINYINEPHDNPFFVMLAYSSPHAELAAPQKYVDGYKDQFQEIPYTGMSGGKPSDKYAWYYPEPVERPKATLAGMVTSLDDYVGQIVAALEEQGILDETLIFFTSDNGPHDEGGGDPVFFEASKPYRGMKRDVYDGGIHVPMIVHWPQSITQARVDDTPWAFADVLPTLAEVAGVSLETVPRVRTNGVSIRGVLKDDPAPIPERTLYWEFGKQAGDPNSGVVGEVFQAARRGKWKAVKYGKDAAVELYDIVTDPGETKELSKQYPDVHSSFVQLLEKHRD from the coding sequence ATGGCATGCGCGCTATGTGACATAGACGCGCGAGCAGACGAGGGAACGCGAAAACCGAACATCATCTTCATCCTCGCCGACGACCTCGGCTTCAACCAGCTTGGTTGCTACGGAAACACTCCCATCAAGACGCCGAATCTTGATCGGCTAGCGAGCCAAGGGATTCGATTCACCCAGGCTTATTCAGGCAACACGGTCTGCTCCCCATCGCGTGTGTCGCTGTTCACGGGCCGCGACGGCCGTCTAATGGAGAACAACTCTAATACGGTTCAGCTTCGCGAGATCGATGTCACGATGGCTCATGTTCTGAAGCATGCGGGCTACGATACGGCACTGTTTGGCAAGTACTCAATCGGTTCACAGATGGGCGTAACCGACCCACTTGCGATGGGATTCGACACCTGGTTTGGCATGTATTCGATTCTCGAAGGCCATCGTCAGTATCCTCATATCCTATGGCGTGACGGCAAGAAACTGCGAATCACAGCGAACGAAGGCGGCAAAAAAGGTGCCTACGCTCAAGAGTTGTTCACCAGAGAAGCAATCAACTACATCAACGAGCCGCACGACAACCCTTTCTTCGTAATGCTCGCATACTCATCACCCCATGCTGAGTTGGCAGCCCCGCAGAAATACGTTGACGGCTACAAGGACCAGTTTCAGGAGATACCTTACACTGGCATGTCGGGCGGCAAGCCAAGCGACAAGTACGCATGGTACTACCCGGAACCAGTCGAGCGGCCCAAGGCAACGCTTGCTGGTATGGTGACGTCCTTGGATGACTACGTAGGTCAGATCGTTGCAGCACTAGAGGAACAGGGGATCTTGGACGAAACGTTGATTTTCTTTACTTCTGATAATGGACCTCACGATGAAGGTGGTGGGGACCCCGTATTCTTCGAAGCGTCGAAGCCGTATCGGGGAATGAAGCGCGACGTCTACGACGGCGGAATCCACGTCCCAATGATTGTTCATTGGCCGCAGTCGATCACTCAGGCAAGAGTCGATGACACTCCTTGGGCATTTGCCGATGTTCTGCCAACACTTGCAGAGGTTGCCGGGGTTTCACTAGAAACTGTGCCGCGTGTGAGAACCAATGGCGTTTCGATCCGTGGCGTTCTGAAGGATGATCCAGCACCAATCCCAGAGCGCACACTCTACTGGGAGTTCGGCAAGCAGGCCGGAGACCCGAACTCAGGCGTCGTAGGCGAGGTCTTCCAAGCAGCCCGACGCGGCAAGTGGAAGGCCGTGAAATACGGCAAAGACGCTGCTGTGGAGTTGTACGACATTGTGACCGATCCAGGTGAAACCAAAGAGCTGTCTAAGCAGTACCCAGATGTACACAGCAGCTTTGTGCAACTACTAGAAAAGCATCGAGATTAA
- a CDS encoding BNR repeat-containing protein, protein MPIHVWSLTLIVGFWLQFAEFALAEGTLELIGESTVDAQTLTFAEGPAARFSGTANGRTHQQTPLTTFRGYQYVTYFDDERRVCLGRRKLPKGNWEIIQFEDHRFESNDSHNTAVIGICERDGTIHMAFDHHASPLNYRVSKLGAAHNPETTDWTVDLFGPVLHTLGSVKPAERVTYPRFFRTPDGNLMLYYRAVTSGNGDGMIEEYDGEKHDWTPGLGRFIARDIGTYTAGDETSTARCPYINSLSYAGQRLHASWVWRDLFERTHPRNQHDICYIYSDDHGRTWHNSAGELIGRIGDRPVHLNSPGLVVVPIPRGSGLANSNTHYAYPDGSVHIVLRHRAAGTLDGSYHHYWRSATGVWSGKQLSFTGDRPKLVGAKDGSLVLTYTDENQLLLARGTPSTEKDNWTWTAIDLPQHQSCYGDAVLDYDRWQEEGFLSLYIQEEPDRLIRTKTSEPVDGFPAPLRVIDYRLKD, encoded by the coding sequence ATGCCAATTCACGTCTGGAGTTTGACACTAATAGTCGGCTTTTGGTTGCAGTTCGCAGAGTTCGCACTTGCGGAAGGAACCCTCGAGCTGATCGGCGAATCAACCGTCGATGCGCAGACCCTCACATTCGCGGAAGGCCCAGCCGCCCGATTCTCCGGCACCGCCAACGGTCGGACGCATCAGCAAACTCCACTCACAACTTTTCGCGGCTATCAGTACGTCACCTACTTCGATGATGAAAGACGTGTTTGCCTTGGCCGTCGAAAGCTACCCAAAGGCAATTGGGAGATCATTCAGTTTGAGGATCATCGTTTTGAATCCAACGACTCACACAATACTGCCGTTATCGGGATTTGCGAGCGAGATGGCACCATTCACATGGCCTTCGATCATCACGCGTCACCACTGAACTACCGTGTCTCGAAACTTGGGGCCGCCCACAATCCAGAAACTACCGATTGGACTGTCGACCTGTTTGGACCCGTCTTGCACACGCTCGGGAGTGTGAAACCCGCCGAGCGGGTGACTTATCCAAGATTTTTTCGCACGCCGGATGGCAACCTGATGCTTTATTACCGAGCCGTCACTTCGGGCAACGGCGACGGCATGATCGAGGAGTACGATGGCGAGAAGCATGACTGGACGCCCGGCCTTGGACGATTCATCGCACGGGACATCGGTACCTACACTGCCGGCGATGAAACGAGCACCGCTCGCTGCCCTTACATAAACTCCTTGTCCTATGCAGGCCAGCGGCTTCATGCCTCCTGGGTTTGGCGTGATCTCTTCGAGCGGACCCATCCGCGAAATCAGCACGATATCTGCTACATCTACAGCGACGACCACGGCCGCACATGGCACAACTCCGCGGGTGAGCTAATCGGCAGAATCGGTGATCGTCCCGTGCATCTGAATTCTCCAGGTCTTGTAGTTGTGCCCATCCCGCGGGGTTCCGGCCTGGCCAATTCGAACACGCACTATGCTTATCCAGACGGAAGCGTCCACATCGTCTTGCGTCATCGCGCTGCAGGCACCCTGGACGGTAGCTACCACCACTACTGGCGAAGCGCCACAGGAGTTTGGTCCGGAAAACAACTTTCGTTCACAGGAGATCGCCCCAAGTTGGTGGGGGCGAAGGATGGCTCACTGGTTCTCACCTACACCGATGAGAATCAGTTGCTACTCGCCAGGGGCACCCCATCAACTGAGAAGGACAATTGGACGTGGACAGCCATTGATCTCCCACAACATCAATCCTGCTACGGCGATGCCGTCTTGGATTATGATCGCTGGCAAGAAGAGGGATTCCTCTCGCTTTATATCCAGGAAGAACCCGACAGACTCATCAGAACGAAAACCTCAGAGCCCGTTGATGGCTTCCCTGCGCCACTTAGGGTGATCGATTACCGACTGAAAGATTAA